Proteins found in one Nitrosopumilus maritimus SCM1 genomic segment:
- a CDS encoding aminotransferase class I/II-fold pyridoxal phosphate-dependent enzyme: MKKKLRFVDEELHEIKQNNLYRKLRFGKIQNEFITINGKKLLNLCSNDYLGLPITKLQTDQLQSSSRLVSGNDESYIKLEKELAKHKSQQNSLIYPTGYMANLGSISAIAKKGDLILSDELNHASIIESCKLTDAKISIYKHNDMQDLHSKSKQKAQNKFIITEGIFSMDGDLSSLKQITEIAEKTNAITIVDDAHGDFVIGKDGKGTPNHFSVGKKIDLYISSLSKGLGSFGGYIAAQNNVIDLCVNKSKSFIYTSALPSLLVKHSLKRFKSNREKQRKILEKNTKSLSKGLKEIGFEINSKSQIIPIIIGNEKSAMDFGKFLFDNGVFAQPIRYPTVPKNQARLRISVTAWLNDKDIERTLEIFEKAYVKFC, encoded by the coding sequence TTGAAGAAAAAATTAAGATTTGTTGATGAAGAATTACACGAAATTAAACAAAACAATCTGTATAGAAAATTAAGATTTGGAAAAATTCAAAATGAATTCATTACAATTAATGGTAAAAAATTATTAAATTTATGTTCAAATGATTATCTTGGATTACCAATAACTAAACTACAAACGGATCAACTTCAATCAAGTTCAAGATTGGTTTCAGGAAATGACGAATCATACATTAAACTAGAAAAAGAACTTGCAAAACATAAATCTCAACAAAACAGTTTGATTTATCCTACAGGATACATGGCAAACTTGGGTTCAATTTCTGCAATTGCAAAAAAAGGAGATTTAATTTTAAGTGATGAATTAAATCATGCAAGTATTATAGAGTCATGTAAATTAACTGATGCCAAAATTTCAATTTACAAACATAATGACATGCAAGATTTACATTCTAAATCAAAACAAAAAGCACAAAACAAGTTTATCATAACTGAAGGGATATTTAGTATGGATGGAGATTTATCATCACTAAAACAAATTACAGAGATTGCAGAGAAAACCAATGCCATAACAATTGTTGATGATGCGCATGGGGATTTTGTAATAGGAAAAGATGGGAAAGGAACACCCAATCATTTTAGCGTTGGGAAAAAAATTGATTTGTATATTAGCAGTCTAAGTAAAGGACTAGGATCATTTGGAGGATATATTGCTGCACAAAATAATGTAATTGATTTGTGTGTAAATAAATCAAAATCATTTATCTACACATCAGCACTGCCATCACTTTTGGTAAAACATTCTCTAAAACGATTCAAATCAAATAGAGAAAAACAGAGAAAGATACTAGAAAAAAATACAAAGTCATTATCAAAAGGCCTCAAAGAGATAGGATTTGAGATTAACTCAAAATCTCAGATAATTCCAATAATCATAGGAAATGAAAAATCAGCCATGGACTTTGGAAAATTTCTGTTTGATAATGGGGTATTTGCACAGCCAATAAGATACCCAACCGTGCCAAAAAATCAAGCAAGATTGAGAATTTCAGTTACAGCTTGGCTAAATGACAAAG
- a CDS encoding matrixin family metalloprotease, which translates to MLSIPGFIQDTDAVAPLTSKFLSLEKNGIITSAFWNILPHEELDVVFLGSHLLTDKQLDAVVYALTSHDTIELDDSANDNLVNSKSTYYLGWEGALTAAQNIDTENTIPTKFNIVSTLSDKNNIVIQFSNYRESDGYSGYARIFTHDREILQSHIMIYDVEKLSAEDLTTIIRHEFGHALGLGHSIDSNDLMSNMILTETPYISQCHIDAVRDLYDNNDENFTVCN; encoded by the coding sequence ATGTTATCAATACCTGGTTTTATTCAAGATACTGATGCAGTTGCTCCATTAACATCCAAGTTCCTTTCTCTTGAAAAAAATGGAATCATAACTTCTGCATTTTGGAATATTTTGCCTCATGAAGAATTAGATGTTGTATTTTTAGGAAGTCATTTGTTAACTGATAAACAACTTGATGCAGTTGTTTATGCATTAACATCTCATGACACAATTGAATTAGATGATTCTGCTAATGATAACTTGGTAAATTCTAAATCTACCTATTATTTGGGATGGGAAGGTGCATTAACTGCTGCACAAAATATTGATACGGAGAATACAATTCCTACAAAATTCAATATTGTCTCAACATTGAGTGATAAAAATAACATTGTAATTCAATTTTCAAATTATAGAGAATCTGACGGATATTCTGGGTATGCACGAATATTCACACATGATCGTGAAATTCTACAATCTCATATTATGATTTATGATGTAGAAAAACTGTCTGCTGAAGATTTGACAACTATTATCAGACATGAATTTGGACATGCTCTAGGTCTAGGACATTCTATTGATTCAAATGATTTAATGTCAAACATGATTCTTACTGAAACTCCATACATCTCACAATGTCACATAGATGCTGTTAGAGATTTGTATGATAATAATGATGAAAACTTTACAGTGTGTAATTAA
- the bioB gene encoding biotin synthase BioB, with the protein MSTLEFIKECQEKVFSGNHITAEDAEKLLNIPEENLKDLARCANEITRDFNGEKVDVEQLNNIKKNACSEDCTFCGQSAFFDTGIETYQLPSPEEVVSKAQKAKEEGAESYCLVAAWREPSRTDFEKVCKIITEINDKVGISVECSLGFLTQEQAKKLKDLKVKRYNHNLETAKSKFPEICTTHTYEDRLETLGIARDAGLELCTGGIIGLGETREQRLELTLELARLYPEEVTINILVPVPGTPLELQTDLPNSEIVRMFSVIRFLLPESVIKISGGRETNLEDSGEELLQSGANGIITSGYLTMGGNEAQKDHAMIEKIGLKSQ; encoded by the coding sequence ATGAGTACTCTAGAGTTCATCAAAGAGTGTCAAGAAAAAGTATTTTCAGGAAATCACATTACTGCTGAAGATGCTGAAAAATTACTAAACATTCCAGAGGAGAATCTGAAGGATTTGGCAAGATGTGCAAATGAGATAACTCGAGATTTTAATGGAGAAAAAGTAGACGTTGAACAACTAAACAACATAAAGAAAAATGCATGTAGTGAAGACTGTACATTTTGCGGACAGTCTGCATTCTTTGATACAGGTATAGAGACATACCAACTACCATCACCTGAAGAAGTAGTGTCAAAGGCTCAAAAAGCAAAAGAAGAAGGTGCAGAGTCATATTGTCTAGTTGCAGCATGGAGAGAACCATCAAGAACAGATTTTGAAAAAGTTTGCAAAATTATTACTGAAATTAATGATAAAGTTGGAATAAGTGTTGAATGTAGTCTAGGATTCCTTACACAAGAACAAGCAAAAAAACTCAAAGATCTCAAAGTAAAAAGATACAACCATAATTTAGAGACAGCAAAATCAAAATTTCCAGAAATATGTACAACTCACACATATGAAGACAGACTAGAAACACTAGGAATAGCAAGAGATGCAGGATTGGAGTTATGTACTGGTGGAATTATCGGATTAGGTGAAACAAGAGAACAGAGATTAGAATTAACATTAGAGTTAGCAAGATTGTACCCTGAAGAAGTAACAATCAACATTTTGGTACCAGTACCAGGAACTCCATTGGAATTACAAACAGATTTGCCAAATTCTGAAATTGTCAGAATGTTTTCAGTTATCCGATTTTTACTTCCAGAGTCAGTCATTAAAATCTCAGGAGGAAGAGAAACCAACCTAGAGGATTCAGGCGAGGAATTACTTCAAAGTGGAGCAAATGGAATCATTACCTCAGGATACCTTACTATGGGGGGCAATGAAGCTCAAAAAGACCATGCAATGATTGAAAAGATTGGTCTTAAATCACAATAA
- the bioA gene encoding adenosylmethionine--8-amino-7-oxononanoate transaminase has protein sequence MKSSVWHPNTQMKEWNSFDKITKAKGMWLVDSKGHKMIDAVASMWCNVWGHSNPQLVRTITNQSKKLQHSSMFNITNEPAEQLADSLIKMSPGMHKVFYSDNGSSAMEIAIKIALQYWKNIGEKKTEIATVENGYHGDTFGAMAVGYVPQFFGKFKKQLFQTLQFPVPNNYRLPKGYTLSDYQNECLEKIEKKFSKNNNIAAFVMESGAQVAGGVIIYPKGFQRKISQLCKKYDVLFVLDEIATGFGRLGSMTQYQEQKSIPDIVAYGKMLTGGYLTMAATLANKKVYDSFSGEFNDWKHLFHGHTYTGNPLAASVANENIDMYKKNNLIKKVQKTSKVFEKYYDEISEIDIVGDIRHKGMLMGIELVTDRKKKTPIHPKKSINKIFYEIGKKNGIYLRTLGNIVMLVPPLAISEKELNSLLTRTIKTIQDAKSQVI, from the coding sequence TTGAAAAGTTCTGTTTGGCACCCAAATACCCAAATGAAAGAATGGAATTCATTTGATAAAATTACCAAGGCCAAAGGAATGTGGCTTGTAGATTCTAAAGGTCATAAAATGATTGATGCAGTTGCCTCTATGTGGTGTAACGTTTGGGGACATTCTAATCCTCAATTGGTGAGGACAATCACAAATCAAAGCAAAAAACTACAGCATTCTTCTATGTTCAACATTACAAACGAGCCTGCAGAACAACTTGCAGATAGTCTTATCAAGATGTCACCAGGAATGCACAAGGTATTCTATTCAGATAATGGCTCATCGGCAATGGAAATTGCAATCAAAATTGCATTACAATACTGGAAAAATATTGGAGAGAAAAAGACAGAGATTGCAACTGTAGAAAACGGATATCATGGGGACACATTTGGTGCCATGGCAGTAGGATATGTTCCACAATTTTTTGGAAAATTCAAAAAACAACTATTTCAGACATTGCAATTTCCAGTTCCAAATAATTATCGATTACCAAAAGGATACACATTATCTGATTATCAAAATGAATGTTTAGAAAAAATAGAAAAAAAGTTTTCAAAAAATAACAACATTGCAGCATTTGTAATGGAAAGCGGAGCACAAGTTGCAGGAGGAGTGATTATTTATCCAAAAGGATTTCAAAGAAAGATTAGTCAGTTATGTAAAAAATACGATGTATTATTTGTCTTAGATGAAATTGCAACAGGATTTGGAAGATTAGGATCAATGACACAATACCAAGAACAAAAATCAATTCCAGACATTGTAGCATATGGAAAAATGTTAACTGGAGGGTATCTTACAATGGCAGCCACTCTTGCAAATAAAAAAGTCTATGATTCATTTTCAGGTGAATTCAATGATTGGAAACATCTTTTCCACGGACACACATACACTGGAAACCCACTTGCAGCATCAGTTGCTAATGAAAATATCGACATGTACAAGAAAAACAATCTCATCAAAAAAGTCCAAAAAACATCCAAAGTGTTTGAGAAATATTATGATGAAATTTCGGAAATAGACATTGTCGGAGACATCAGACACAAAGGAATGCTTATGGGAATAGAGCTAGTCACAGATAGAAAGAAAAAAACTCCAATTCATCCCAAAAAATCCATCAATAAAATATTCTATGAAATAGGAAAGAAAAATGGAATCTATCTTAGAACCCTAGGCAACATAGTCATGCTAGTGCCCCCACTGGCAATATCAGAAAAAGAACTAAACTCTCTCCTAACACGCACGATAAAGACAATTCAGGATGCAAAATCACAAGTAATCTAA
- the bioD gene encoding dethiobiotin synthase — MKSIFVAGTDTDVGKTYITAGLAVALRKMNVDVGVMKPFAAGTAQKKGFKSEDVEILAKAAQVADPENLINPQFFPIPASPYTAWKNLKTKPKVSTILSSFKKLSKLHEMILVEGMGGIMTPILKDYYITNLIKEMKIPSVIVTRSKVGTVNHTIMTIQMCQKYKIPIKGIIINDFDDDGYPIKNLKRDLESLTGVKVLGSIPFIKDMSNASLNRIFKKNIDLKSLLK; from the coding sequence ATGAAATCTATCTTTGTTGCTGGAACTGATACTGATGTCGGTAAAACCTACATCACTGCAGGATTGGCAGTTGCATTACGAAAAATGAATGTAGATGTTGGTGTGATGAAACCTTTTGCTGCAGGCACTGCTCAAAAAAAAGGTTTCAAATCAGAAGACGTTGAAATTTTGGCCAAAGCTGCACAGGTAGCTGATCCTGAAAATTTGATAAACCCTCAATTTTTCCCAATTCCTGCATCTCCTTACACTGCTTGGAAAAATCTAAAAACAAAACCCAAAGTTTCTACTATTCTATCTAGTTTCAAAAAATTATCAAAACTACATGAAATGATTCTTGTAGAAGGAATGGGTGGAATAATGACGCCTATTCTCAAAGACTATTACATTACAAATTTGATAAAAGAAATGAAAATTCCATCTGTAATTGTTACTAGAAGTAAAGTTGGCACTGTTAATCATACCATAATGACAATTCAGATGTGTCAGAAATACAAAATTCCAATTAAAGGAATAATCATTAATGATTTTGATGATGATGGTTATCCTATAAAAAATCTCAAAAGAGATTTGGAGAGTTTAACAGGAGTCAAAGTTTTGGGTTCTATTCCATTTATCAAAGATATGAGTAATGCATCACTAAATAGAATCTTTAAGAAAAACATTGATTTGAAATCTTTGTTAAAGTAA
- a CDS encoding prohibitin family protein — protein MSKYRSPPMSVNMNAAKGVAIGIIILIIIGVVAFASVKIVDAGHRGVLLHWNAVDLTQPPLEEGLHFVIPFQDEVVDIEVRTLKYEKNTRSASKDLQTVETTVTVNYHPDKEAVHRLYKNLGLDYENRVIQPAIEETVKQVTANYNAEELITKRPLVKQDIESSIRERLNQFEVVTEVISITDFEFSPLFAQAIESKVEAEQKALKAENDLLRIEVEAKQREANAIGIANANIAEAKGEAEAIAIINKALAENPNYLEWLKTQAWDGKLPLVVGEGGTPFIQIPVTP, from the coding sequence ATGTCAAAATACCGTTCTCCACCAATGAGTGTCAACATGAATGCAGCCAAAGGTGTTGCAATTGGAATCATTATTTTAATCATAATTGGAGTTGTTGCATTTGCGTCAGTAAAGATTGTAGATGCAGGTCATCGTGGCGTTTTGTTACACTGGAATGCAGTTGATTTGACACAACCTCCACTTGAAGAAGGTCTACATTTTGTAATTCCATTTCAAGATGAAGTTGTAGATATTGAAGTTCGTACGCTAAAATATGAAAAAAATACTAGAAGTGCATCTAAAGATCTTCAAACGGTAGAAACAACTGTTACTGTAAACTATCATCCTGATAAAGAAGCAGTACATAGACTATACAAGAATCTCGGATTAGATTATGAAAATAGAGTAATTCAACCAGCAATTGAGGAGACTGTAAAACAAGTAACTGCAAATTATAATGCAGAAGAATTAATCACAAAAAGACCTCTAGTAAAACAAGACATCGAATCATCAATTAGAGAAAGATTAAATCAATTTGAAGTAGTGACTGAAGTAATTTCTATTACTGATTTTGAATTCTCCCCATTGTTTGCACAAGCAATTGAGTCCAAAGTGGAGGCTGAGCAAAAGGCACTCAAAGCAGAAAATGATTTGCTAAGAATAGAGGTAGAAGCCAAACAACGAGAAGCCAATGCAATAGGTATTGCCAATGCCAACATTGCAGAAGCAAAAGGTGAGGCCGAAGCAATTGCAATTATCAACAAAGCCCTTGCTGAAAATCCAAATTATTTAGAATGGCTAAAGACACAAGCTTGGGATGGAAAATTGCCTCTAGTAGTAGGTGAAGGTGGTACACCATTCATTCAAATCCCGGTTACACCTTAA
- a CDS encoding hydroxymethylglutaryl-CoA synthase family protein: protein MAAGIDDISIYIPRLYIDAADFAEARGLDPVKLQKGLGVSQMAIVDANQDPAILAANACLKIMQKNKLSPEDIGRLYVSTESSFDESKAMNSFVIGMLEQVYGQGAFEHCGGVETKFACVSGSYALYDNTNWIRAGEAEGKHALVVVSDIAKYDMGSSGEMTQGAGAVVMLLNDNPRLLAFDPKVTSTSIKDEYDFYRPFGKETPIVHGQYSNMLYMIQVRKALEAYKKKVISTKLINIEQGETILDHMDYINMHLPYSNMGKKALAYLVRHEWRQLPRWKKVLQEIGMDEPIPKDPRGTIESVLGDEEFMAKDHEFTKLFTKTPEYQEVYESKLASSLIASSMIGNLYTASLYLGFRSSLEFEYQKGIQLEGKRIGFGSYGSGSSAMVFSGVIQPEFEEIVKNMNLEAEIGERRRLTWEEYEELHENKLSPEESMLKSKKEFSLVDVKTETESRGERRYIYNE, encoded by the coding sequence ATGGCAGCTGGAATTGATGACATTTCCATATACATCCCTAGATTATACATTGATGCAGCAGATTTTGCTGAAGCAAGAGGATTAGACCCCGTAAAATTACAAAAGGGCTTGGGAGTTTCTCAAATGGCAATAGTTGATGCCAATCAAGACCCAGCAATACTGGCTGCAAACGCTTGTTTGAAAATTATGCAAAAAAACAAGCTATCTCCAGAAGATATTGGTAGATTATACGTTTCAACAGAATCATCATTTGATGAATCAAAGGCAATGAATTCTTTTGTGATTGGCATGTTAGAGCAAGTCTATGGTCAAGGTGCATTTGAGCACTGTGGTGGCGTTGAGACCAAATTTGCATGTGTTAGTGGCTCTTATGCTCTTTATGACAATACAAATTGGATTAGAGCTGGAGAAGCAGAGGGAAAACATGCCCTGGTAGTGGTATCAGATATTGCAAAATATGATATGGGTTCTAGTGGAGAAATGACACAGGGTGCAGGAGCTGTAGTGATGCTTCTCAATGATAATCCAAGATTATTAGCATTTGATCCTAAAGTAACATCAACATCAATTAAAGATGAATATGACTTTTACAGACCATTTGGAAAAGAGACCCCAATCGTTCATGGTCAATATTCCAACATGTTATACATGATTCAAGTAAGAAAAGCACTAGAAGCATACAAGAAAAAAGTAATCTCAACTAAATTAATCAACATAGAGCAAGGGGAAACAATACTAGACCACATGGATTACATCAACATGCACTTGCCATACAGCAACATGGGAAAGAAGGCATTAGCATATTTGGTAAGACATGAATGGCGTCAACTTCCAAGATGGAAAAAAGTTCTACAAGAAATTGGAATGGATGAACCAATTCCAAAAGATCCTCGAGGAACTATAGAATCAGTATTGGGAGATGAAGAGTTTATGGCAAAAGATCACGAGTTTACAAAATTATTTACAAAGACTCCAGAATATCAAGAAGTCTATGAATCAAAACTTGCAAGTTCACTTATTGCATCTAGTATGATTGGTAACTTGTATACTGCATCACTTTACTTGGGATTCAGAAGTAGTTTAGAATTTGAATATCAAAAAGGAATTCAATTAGAAGGTAAAAGAATTGGGTTTGGTTCCTATGGAAGTGGCAGTAGTGCAATGGTGTTTAGTGGCGTTATTCAACCAGAGTTTGAAGAGATTGTAAAGAATATGAATTTGGAAGCTGAAATTGGTGAAAGACGAAGACTAACTTGGGAAGAATATGAAGAATTACATGAAAACAAGTTGTCTCCAGAAGAATCCATGCTCAAATCCAAAAAAGAATTCAGTCTAGTGGATGTAAAAACTGAAACTGAATCTAGAGGCGAAAGACGTTACATCTATAACGAATAA
- a CDS encoding DsbA family protein: MIHGPSLAIGAGISAVVLVIVFLGFDGISNESELVMQPTPTIQPEGPARVTMETFLANGSPILGDSNAPITLVEFGDYQCHFCNVFFHSTEGDILENYVETGKVRMIFKDYNIIGPDSINASHGAHCANDQGMFWEYHDILYNNWTGENNGWASSENLLRFAQEIGLDVDTWSECMIDRIHSKTIVASNEDARSLELTGTPAFFVIGPDGEVTSLFGAKPYSTFQMTFDSELEKLS; encoded by the coding sequence GTGATACATGGTCCATCTTTGGCAATAGGTGCAGGAATTTCTGCAGTTGTTTTAGTCATTGTTTTTTTGGGTTTTGATGGAATATCTAATGAATCAGAACTAGTAATGCAACCTACCCCTACAATTCAACCAGAAGGACCAGCAAGAGTGACTATGGAGACATTTTTGGCCAATGGTTCTCCAATATTGGGAGATTCCAACGCTCCAATCACACTAGTTGAATTTGGTGATTATCAATGTCATTTTTGTAATGTCTTTTTCCATTCAACCGAAGGAGACATTTTAGAGAATTATGTTGAAACTGGTAAAGTGAGAATGATCTTCAAAGATTACAACATAATTGGTCCTGATTCCATTAATGCATCTCATGGAGCACATTGTGCAAATGATCAGGGAATGTTTTGGGAATATCACGATATTTTGTATAACAACTGGACTGGAGAGAATAATGGATGGGCATCTTCAGAAAACTTACTACGATTTGCACAAGAAATTGGATTGGATGTAGATACATGGTCTGAATGTATGATTGATAGAATTCATTCAAAGACAATTGTTGCAAGCAATGAAGATGCAAGATCACTAGAATTAACTGGAACTCCAGCATTTTTTGTAATAGGGCCGGATGGAGAAGTTACAAGTTTGTTTGGTGCCAAACCATATTCAACATTTCAAATGACATTTGATTCAGAGTTAGAAAAACTCAGTTAG
- a CDS encoding type II glyceraldehyde-3-phosphate dehydrogenase, giving the protein MKQVFVNGYGSIGSRITAFLKDDPEILVVGVGKYSPDDDVNLAISRGLNVYVPEKKLDDFKDFKISGSIESALDNSDLVIDAAPGGHGYKNKKNLYEPRNLPAIYQGGESTMGDDAVSDLLFNSRANYDLAIGKHHVMQGSCNVTGMGRILEPLRDKFGDNLIRFDVTLVRRWADIEQTDKKLSDTIEMTEKPHHGDDVKLYFGKDAPLYVRAIKVPTRQMHLHIMDIRFKDTAPKPSEIHELFTNEFGVATLWTAKGTKDVRDYAQNMGFNFTDTNMIHIHANMTTSIGDTVQMMYSDDQTGIVIPENHMLMQAMLFEKSYADAFAHTESIFHMVEKKQKLQEHFAKKD; this is encoded by the coding sequence ATGAAGCAAGTTTTTGTTAATGGGTATGGTTCCATTGGCAGTAGAATCACTGCTTTTCTCAAAGATGATCCTGAAATCTTAGTTGTGGGCGTAGGAAAATACTCTCCAGACGATGATGTCAATCTTGCAATCTCTAGAGGCTTGAATGTTTATGTTCCTGAAAAAAAATTAGATGATTTCAAAGATTTCAAAATATCTGGTTCTATTGAGTCTGCATTAGACAATTCTGATCTTGTAATTGATGCAGCTCCTGGCGGTCATGGATACAAAAACAAGAAAAATTTGTATGAACCACGTAACCTTCCTGCAATTTACCAAGGTGGTGAATCAACAATGGGCGATGATGCAGTTTCTGATTTGTTGTTTAACTCTAGAGCAAACTATGATCTTGCAATAGGAAAACATCATGTCATGCAAGGAAGTTGTAATGTAACTGGAATGGGTAGAATCCTTGAACCATTAAGGGACAAATTTGGAGATAATTTGATTAGATTTGATGTTACACTTGTTAGAAGATGGGCAGACATTGAACAAACTGACAAAAAACTTTCAGACACCATTGAAATGACTGAAAAACCTCATCATGGTGATGATGTAAAATTATACTTTGGAAAAGATGCACCACTTTATGTCCGTGCAATCAAAGTTCCTACAAGACAGATGCACTTACACATTATGGATATTAGATTCAAAGATACTGCACCAAAACCTTCTGAGATTCATGAACTCTTTACAAATGAATTTGGTGTTGCAACACTTTGGACTGCAAAGGGAACAAAAGATGTTAGAGATTATGCACAAAATATGGGCTTTAATTTTACAGATACTAATATGATTCACATTCATGCAAACATGACTACTTCCATCGGTGATACGGTACAAATGATGTATTCAGATGATCAAACAGGAATTGTTATTCCAGAAAATCACATGTTGATGCAAGCAATGTTGTTTGAAAAATCATATGCTGATGCATTTGCTCACACTGAATCAATCTTCCACATGGTTGAAAAGAAACAAAAATTGCAAGAACACTTTGCAAAGAAGGACTAG
- a CDS encoding hemolysin family protein — MVDLWVEIGALAVLIGLSGFFSGLEVALVGVRKSKVVQLFNEGKKGAKALYKLKTNPGWMMSSVNLGNNLVNVGASALATSVAIRMFGDEGLGIAVGIMTFLILIFGEITPKTYCNANSTKIALRYAPILLGFSYALYPVVKFFETITKGVVKMTGSSYAPPPITEEEIKGVIDQGLEEKALERDEMELVHGALKFDDTVIRSVMTPRTKMFTLNSKMLLFEALPQINQSGHSRIPIYGDTQDDIVGFIHARDVLKELEKDNEVVSLEQIARKPVFASQEKMVSSLLKEMKGRKTHMAIVVDEHGGVEGLVTLEDLLEEIVGEIEDETDLTRTIGYERIDQDTIVTNGDIEIDIVNEIFKTNVPEGDDYASLSGLLHERLQDIPQEGDKVEVEDLRIVVEKVSKNIPQKIRIEKIRT, encoded by the coding sequence ATGGTAGATTTATGGGTTGAAATTGGAGCGTTAGCTGTACTTATTGGATTATCTGGATTCTTCAGTGGGTTAGAGGTTGCACTAGTAGGAGTAAGAAAATCCAAAGTTGTTCAATTATTCAATGAAGGTAAGAAAGGTGCTAAGGCACTTTACAAATTAAAAACAAATCCTGGATGGATGATGTCTAGTGTCAATCTGGGCAATAATTTGGTGAATGTTGGGGCATCTGCATTGGCAACAAGTGTTGCAATCAGAATGTTTGGTGATGAAGGGTTAGGAATTGCCGTGGGCATCATGACATTTTTGATTCTAATTTTTGGAGAGATTACCCCAAAAACATACTGTAATGCAAACTCTACAAAAATTGCATTAAGATACGCTCCAATATTATTAGGATTTAGTTACGCATTATATCCAGTTGTAAAATTCTTTGAAACCATTACAAAAGGTGTAGTAAAGATGACAGGTAGCAGTTATGCTCCTCCACCGATTACTGAAGAGGAGATTAAAGGAGTTATTGATCAAGGCTTGGAAGAAAAAGCACTTGAGAGAGATGAAATGGAATTAGTTCACGGGGCATTGAAATTTGATGACACTGTAATTCGTTCAGTGATGACCCCAAGAACAAAAATGTTTACACTAAATTCAAAAATGTTACTTTTTGAAGCATTACCACAAATTAACCAAAGTGGTCATTCTAGAATTCCAATTTATGGGGACACACAAGATGACATTGTAGGTTTTATTCATGCCAGAGATGTCCTAAAAGAATTAGAAAAAGACAACGAAGTTGTTAGTTTAGAGCAAATTGCAAGAAAACCAGTATTTGCATCTCAAGAAAAGATGGTTAGTTCTTTGCTAAAAGAGATGAAGGGAAGAAAAACACACATGGCAATTGTTGTAGATGAGCATGGAGGAGTTGAAGGGTTAGTCACACTAGAAGATTTGTTAGAAGAGATTGTCGGAGAGATTGAAGATGAAACGGATCTAACTAGAACTATAGGCTATGAAAGAATTGATCAAGACACAATTGTCACAAACGGAGATATTGAAATTGATATTGTAAATGAAATTTTCAAAACTAACGTACCTGAAGGTGATGATTATGCATCATTGAGTGGTTTGTTACATGAAAGACTACAAGACATTCCACAAGAAGGGGACAAAGTAGAGGTAGAAGATCTTAGAATAGTTGTAGAAAAAGTATCAAAGAATATTCCTCAAAAAATCAGAATAGAGAAAATTAGAACCTAG